A genome region from Thermodesulfobacteriota bacterium includes the following:
- a CDS encoding site-2 protease family protein, which yields MPLLLFVATFATTLLAGAFLAGGNPFARISDLLPGLLFNLPLLAILGVHEMGHYAAARRHRVVTTPPYFIPFLPIPPLPGTMGAVIKLKSPFPDRNALMDIGSAGPLAGAIVAIPVLVTGLALSEVHRVTGNPGPVLGESLLFRLLSWFVLGNVPAGHDVFLHPMGYAGWLGLYVTMLNLIPAGQLDGGHIAYALFGERYGRVARFVPFALLLMGWMGSGWFVWAALLFFIGTGHPRPVFDEVPLTPARRTAGAFAAVLFVLCFVPDPFPMWGG from the coding sequence GTGCCGTTGCTGTTGTTCGTCGCCACCTTCGCCACCACGCTCCTGGCGGGGGCCTTCCTTGCGGGCGGGAACCCCTTCGCGCGGATATCGGACCTGCTCCCGGGGCTGCTGTTCAACCTCCCCCTCCTCGCGATCCTCGGCGTCCATGAAATGGGGCACTACGCGGCCGCCCGGCGCCACCGGGTGGTCACGACGCCGCCGTACTTCATCCCGTTCCTGCCGATCCCCCCGCTACCCGGCACCATGGGCGCCGTGATCAAGCTGAAGTCGCCGTTCCCCGACCGGAACGCCCTGATGGACATCGGGTCCGCGGGCCCGCTGGCCGGAGCCATCGTTGCGATTCCCGTCCTCGTGACGGGGCTGGCGCTCTCGGAGGTTCACCGCGTCACGGGGAATCCCGGCCCGGTGCTGGGGGAGTCGCTGCTGTTCCGGCTCCTTTCGTGGTTCGTGCTGGGAAACGTCCCCGCCGGGCACGACGTGTTCCTTCACCCCATGGGATACGCGGGATGGCTCGGGCTGTACGTCACGATGCTGAACCTGATCCCCGCCGGCCAGCTCGACGGCGGGCACATCGCCTACGCCCTGTTCGGGGAGAGGTACGGCCGGGTCGCGCGCTTCGTTCCGTTCGCGCTACTCCTGATGGGGTGGATGGGGAGCGGCTGGTTCGTCTGGGCGGCGCTCCTGTTCTTCATCGGGACGGGGCACCCGAGGCCCGTGTTCGACGAGGTGCCGCTGACCCCGGCGCGGCGGACGGCGGGCGCGTTCGCGGCGGTCCTGTTCGTGCTCTGCTTCGTGCCGGATCCTTTCCCGATGTGGGGGGGATAG
- a CDS encoding phosphate/phosphite/phosphonate ABC transporter substrate-binding protein — MRQKFTAIVAGILCIGLTASCSRTESPAPVKKAPAPKVLIGLPPERNIFRQIERYEPLAAYLGRKAGVRIELKVLASYDNVISDFQAMNMAGAFFGSLSYVIAHERMGLEAVARPENMRGGNTYQGLIFVRKNSGIRMASDMKGKRLALVGRATLVGCLLPRVYFKENGVEDYRTFVGEAYYAGTHEDVIRDVLDGKADIGAAKNTVLDTMIAEGQRGANGGVRVLAVSPQVPENVLALRPDLDAKLAAGIREALLTMDGDAEGKRVLQDFGARRFIETGNDDYKAVYRYAEKAGVDPATLGCLKERR, encoded by the coding sequence ATGCGCCAAAAATTCACGGCAATCGTCGCCGGCATCCTCTGCATCGGCCTGACCGCTTCCTGCTCCCGGACGGAATCCCCCGCGCCGGTCAAGAAGGCCCCCGCACCGAAAGTGTTGATCGGGCTGCCCCCCGAGCGGAACATCTTCCGGCAGATCGAGCGGTACGAGCCGCTCGCGGCGTATCTCGGCAGGAAAGCCGGCGTCCGGATCGAGCTGAAGGTCCTGGCGAGCTACGACAACGTCATCAGCGATTTTCAGGCAATGAACATGGCCGGGGCGTTTTTCGGGAGTCTGTCCTATGTCATCGCCCATGAGAGGATGGGCCTCGAGGCCGTCGCCAGGCCGGAAAACATGCGGGGGGGGAACACCTACCAGGGGCTGATCTTCGTGCGGAAGAACAGCGGCATCCGCATGGCGTCGGACATGAAGGGGAAGCGGCTGGCCCTCGTCGGCCGGGCGACCCTGGTCGGCTGTCTGCTTCCGAGGGTGTACTTCAAGGAAAACGGCGTCGAGGATTACCGGACGTTCGTGGGAGAGGCATATTACGCGGGGACGCACGAGGACGTGATCCGGGACGTCCTGGACGGGAAGGCCGACATCGGGGCCGCCAAGAACACGGTCCTCGATACGATGATCGCGGAGGGGCAGCGGGGGGCAAACGGAGGGGTGAGGGTCCTGGCGGTTTCCCCCCAGGTCCCGGAAAATGTCCTTGCGCTGCGGCCGGACCTCGACGCGAAGCTCGCCGCCGGGATCCGGGAGGCGCTGCTGACGATGGACGGGGACGCCGAGGGGAAACGGGTCCTCCAGGATTTCGGCGCCCGGAGGTTCATCGAAACGGGGAACGACGACTATAAAGCCGTCTACCGGTATGCGGAGAAGGCGGGCGTCGATCCGGCGACGCTTGGCTGCCTGAAAGAGCGGCGGTGA
- a CDS encoding ABC transporter ATP-binding protein, whose product MRDLLALRPHLARHRRSYVLSIAGLALSAVFGLLVPWMIRDAVDAVSAARGGSGAAAERFHRAVAFIALLAVLHAACRYFSRRLLLVAAREVEKDLRERLFSHVIRLRLPFFHGTSTGEVMSRLTNDLTAVWLLLGPGLLMLIGTSITWLFAIGFMLRISPVLTGLSLTVGPLVVIVSREYGRAFHRQHREIQESLASMNAMLQENVTGIRLVKAFTLEEREEERFGESCRDYYRRNLAVARTSAKFHGAIGFLAGTGVALVLYFGGRAVVEGSLTLGGFVAFNAYLAMLAFPTMAMGWVINLFQRGSAAMGRINEYLLLPPEAARPPDAIAARARPPLLEVRGLSFSHEGGRGEVLKDVSFTVEEGEVVGLVGPTGSGKSTLLSLLAGLYAASRGTIFWEGRDAAEEPLDALRRRVALVAQDPFLFSDTVLENICMAGEAPDPEKAREAARAACFLDEIEEFPEGFGTVVGERGISLSGGQKQRATIARALCAERPVLLLDDALSAVDSVTEREIFEGILSARRGGTVLFSTHRMASLSRCDRILVLDGGRIVEEGTHDRLLSLRGSYYDLYSRQMLARELEEST is encoded by the coding sequence ATCCGGGACCTCCTCGCGCTCCGACCGCACCTGGCCCGCCATCGGCGGTCGTACGTCCTCAGCATCGCGGGGCTCGCGCTCTCCGCGGTGTTCGGCCTCCTCGTGCCCTGGATGATCCGGGACGCCGTCGACGCCGTTTCCGCGGCGCGCGGAGGGAGCGGCGCCGCGGCGGAACGATTCCATCGCGCCGTCGCCTTCATTGCGCTCCTTGCGGTCCTGCATGCCGCCTGCCGGTACTTCTCCCGGCGGTTGCTCCTCGTCGCGGCCCGCGAAGTGGAGAAGGACCTTCGGGAACGCCTGTTCTCCCACGTGATCCGGCTGCGCCTTCCCTTCTTCCATGGCACGTCGACGGGCGAGGTGATGTCCCGCCTGACGAACGACCTCACCGCCGTCTGGCTCCTCCTCGGCCCCGGCCTGCTCATGCTGATCGGGACGTCCATCACCTGGCTGTTCGCGATCGGTTTCATGCTCCGGATCAGCCCCGTGCTGACCGGCCTGTCGCTGACGGTCGGCCCGCTGGTGGTGATCGTCTCCCGGGAATACGGCCGCGCCTTCCACCGGCAGCATCGGGAGATCCAGGAGTCGCTGGCGTCCATGAACGCGATGCTCCAGGAGAACGTGACGGGGATCCGCCTCGTGAAGGCGTTCACGCTCGAGGAGCGGGAAGAGGAGCGGTTCGGTGAAAGTTGCCGCGACTATTACCGCCGCAACCTCGCCGTGGCGAGGACCTCCGCGAAGTTCCACGGCGCGATCGGCTTCCTCGCCGGGACGGGCGTCGCCCTCGTCCTGTACTTCGGCGGCCGGGCGGTGGTCGAAGGGAGCCTGACCCTCGGCGGGTTCGTCGCCTTCAACGCCTACCTCGCCATGCTCGCCTTCCCCACGATGGCGATGGGATGGGTGATCAACCTGTTCCAGCGGGGGAGCGCGGCCATGGGGAGGATCAACGAGTACCTCCTCCTGCCGCCGGAGGCGGCGAGGCCGCCGGACGCAATCGCCGCCCGGGCCCGTCCGCCGCTCCTGGAAGTGCGGGGGCTCTCCTTCTCCCATGAAGGCGGCCGCGGAGAGGTCCTGAAGGACGTCTCCTTCACGGTGGAGGAAGGGGAGGTGGTGGGGCTCGTGGGCCCGACGGGCAGCGGGAAGAGCACGCTCCTCTCCCTGCTGGCCGGACTCTATGCCGCATCCCGCGGCACGATCTTCTGGGAGGGAAGGGACGCGGCGGAAGAACCGCTCGATGCCCTGCGCCGACGGGTCGCGCTCGTCGCGCAGGACCCCTTCCTTTTCTCCGACACCGTCCTGGAGAACATCTGCATGGCGGGCGAGGCGCCGGACCCGGAGAAGGCGCGGGAGGCCGCACGGGCCGCCTGCTTCCTCGACGAGATCGAGGAGTTTCCGGAGGGCTTCGGAACGGTCGTCGGCGAGCGGGGAATCTCCTTGTCGGGCGGGCAAAAGCAGCGGGCCACCATCGCGCGGGCGCTCTGCGCGGAAAGGCCGGTGCTCCTGCTGGACGACGCCCTTTCCGCCGTCGACTCGGTGACGGAGCGGGAGATCTTCGAGGGGATCCTCTCGGCCCGGCGGGGCGGGACGGTGCTGTTCAGCACCCACCGGATGGCGTCGCTTTCCCGGTGCGACCGGATCCTCGTCCTCGACGGGGGACGGATCGTCGAGGAGGGGACGCACGACCGGCTGCTGTCGCTCCGCGGCAGCTACTACGACCTGTACTCCCGCCAGATGCTGGCGCGCGAGCTCGAGGAGTCGACGTGA
- a CDS encoding hydrogenase maturation protease, giving the protein MKTLLIGMGNPILSDDAVGVRLARDIGRSLAATPGLSVMEECSVGGLNILEVVEGFERLIVLDAIRTTGGKPGDWHRFDSRMLRETMNLNNIHDVNFATALELGRRMGVSVPREEDIHIFAVEAADLVTFSERMTPEMETAYPEFRRAIQREIEGILGGD; this is encoded by the coding sequence TTGAAGACGCTCCTGATCGGGATGGGGAACCCCATCCTTTCCGATGACGCGGTGGGAGTCCGGCTGGCCCGGGATATCGGCAGAAGTCTTGCCGCTACTCCCGGGCTTTCCGTCATGGAGGAGTGCTCGGTCGGAGGGCTGAACATCCTCGAGGTCGTGGAAGGCTTCGAGCGGCTGATCGTGCTCGACGCGATCCGCACCACGGGGGGCAAACCGGGGGACTGGCATCGGTTCGACTCGCGGATGCTTCGCGAGACGATGAACCTGAACAACATCCACGACGTCAATTTCGCGACGGCGCTCGAGCTGGGCCGGCGCATGGGGGTTTCCGTCCCCCGCGAGGAGGACATCCACATCTTCGCGGTCGAAGCGGCGGATCTCGTCACGTTCAGCGAGCGGATGACTCCGGAAATGGAAACGGCGTACCCGGAATTCCGTCGCGCGATCCAGCGGGAAATCGAGGGGATCCTCGGAGGAGACTGA
- a CDS encoding ATP-binding protein yields MKKRVVIGLAAYTVVLLAACLYIIGTIERGTSRLDRIIQLHQVEILREHFLIQVKQVQVDLALRNTRHSGQFDTMVENFLKMKSVSAVCLDCHHNPDTHARLLDLQETTGRYQEHLSRLMTLRGSAERVAAEEDAAFQVGLELTDKVGRMVALTSARLTESTDRSLREISAFKKLLYVMLVMGPLLSLGLGGIILLGFTRPMDKLIDATRALKAGNLDHKVEGLKDEFGELAGSFNEMSASLKEQMHKMHRAEQMAIVGQLAAGFAHEVKNPMAGIKVAMSVLSGEPYIPPEDKAVLAKVMGEITRLEGLMRDFLNFAKPQKPRFEPVNLNHVLNTTLAFYLKSHSIGAGGKERHRIVKDFGEIPRVLADVSQLQQVFLNLFLNALDAMPEGGTLRVETRREGDGGPVRIAIADTGKGIPEELIDKIFEPFFTTKVKGTGLGLAISRQLIEQHNGTIEAAGRAEGGTVFTIRIPAVSTENERQA; encoded by the coding sequence GTGAAGAAAAGGGTCGTCATCGGTCTGGCCGCCTACACGGTCGTCCTCCTCGCCGCATGCCTCTACATCATCGGCACCATCGAGCGGGGCACTTCCCGTCTGGACCGGATCATCCAGCTCCACCAGGTGGAGATCCTGAGGGAGCACTTCCTGATCCAGGTCAAGCAGGTGCAGGTCGACCTCGCCTTGAGGAACACCCGGCACTCGGGGCAGTTCGACACGATGGTCGAGAACTTCCTCAAGATGAAAAGCGTGTCGGCCGTCTGCCTCGACTGCCACCACAATCCCGATACGCACGCGCGCCTCCTCGACTTGCAGGAGACCACGGGCCGGTACCAGGAGCACTTGAGCCGGCTGATGACTCTGCGCGGAAGCGCCGAACGCGTGGCCGCCGAGGAGGACGCCGCATTCCAGGTGGGGCTGGAGCTGACCGACAAGGTCGGGAGGATGGTGGCCCTCACCAGCGCCCGGCTGACGGAGAGCACCGACCGGTCGCTTCGCGAGATCTCCGCCTTCAAGAAACTGCTCTACGTCATGCTCGTCATGGGACCCCTCCTGTCCCTCGGGCTGGGCGGGATCATCCTCCTCGGCTTCACGCGCCCCATGGACAAGCTCATCGATGCGACCCGGGCGCTGAAGGCGGGGAACCTCGACCACAAGGTGGAGGGGCTGAAGGACGAGTTCGGAGAGCTGGCCGGCTCGTTCAACGAGATGTCGGCGTCGCTGAAGGAGCAGATGCACAAGATGCACCGTGCGGAGCAGATGGCGATCGTCGGGCAGCTCGCCGCGGGGTTCGCCCACGAGGTGAAGAACCCCATGGCGGGAATCAAGGTCGCCATGAGCGTCCTTTCCGGTGAGCCGTACATTCCCCCGGAGGACAAGGCGGTCCTCGCGAAGGTGATGGGCGAGATCACCCGCCTCGAAGGGCTGATGCGCGATTTCCTGAACTTCGCCAAGCCGCAGAAGCCGCGCTTCGAGCCGGTTAACCTGAACCACGTGCTGAACACCACCCTGGCGTTTTATCTCAAGAGCCACTCGATCGGCGCGGGAGGGAAGGAGAGGCACCGGATCGTGAAGGACTTCGGCGAGATCCCGCGGGTCCTTGCGGACGTCAGCCAGCTCCAGCAGGTCTTCCTGAACCTCTTCCTGAACGCGCTCGACGCGATGCCGGAAGGGGGGACGCTGCGCGTGGAAACCCGGCGGGAGGGGGACGGCGGACCCGTCCGGATCGCGATCGCCGACACCGGAAAGGGGATCCCCGAGGAGCTCATCGACAAGATCTTCGAGCCGTTTTTCACGACGAAGGTCAAGGGGACGGGGCTGGGACTCGCCATTTCCCGGCAGCTCATCGAGCAGCATAATGGAACCATCGAGGCGGCCGGCAGGGCGGAAGGAGGAACGGTGTTCACGATCCGGATCCCGGCGGTCTCCAC
- a CDS encoding epoxyqueuosine reductase QueH: protein MKLLVHICCAPDASYGVRALQERFAVTGYFYNPNIHPEEEFRKRALATLELREKAPFPLIMGEGGETAWKEAVRGLEGEPERGRRCEECIRFRLRETAKKALELGMAAFGTVLTVSPKKDASMINRVGMEVGGSAGIRFVEADLKKRDGYLKSARISRELGIYRQRYCGCIHSVRGASNEAVEKPETS, encoded by the coding sequence ATGAAGCTTCTCGTCCATATCTGCTGCGCGCCCGACGCATCGTACGGCGTGAGAGCGCTGCAGGAGCGTTTCGCCGTGACCGGCTACTTCTATAACCCTAACATACACCCCGAGGAGGAATTCCGGAAACGGGCGCTCGCGACGCTGGAGCTGCGGGAGAAGGCGCCCTTCCCGCTGATCATGGGCGAGGGAGGCGAGACCGCATGGAAGGAGGCGGTCCGGGGGCTCGAAGGGGAGCCCGAGCGCGGGCGCCGTTGCGAGGAATGCATCCGGTTCCGGCTCCGGGAGACAGCGAAGAAGGCCTTGGAGCTCGGGATGGCGGCGTTCGGGACGGTTCTGACCGTCAGCCCGAAGAAGGACGCGTCGATGATCAATCGCGTGGGCATGGAAGTCGGCGGATCCGCGGGCATCCGTTTCGTCGAAGCGGACCTGAAGAAGCGGGACGGCTACCTGAAGAGCGCCCGCATCAGCCGGGAGCTCGGGATCTACCGGCAGCGTTACTGCGGTTGCATCCATTCGGTGCGGGGAGCGTCGAATGAGGCGGTAGAGAAACCGGAGACCTCATGA
- a CDS encoding ABC transporter ATP-binding protein encodes MTPPADTFFLEDRADTRGVDWRLLRRLIRYVAPHRKILAAALAALACGTACSLAGPYLIKIVIDRFVTPGVLSGMAWWILLYLASLAGAMGFLFLQMYAVSVLGQRVILAIRGEMFSRMQRLPVAWFDRTPTGRLMTRLTSDVEALQELISSGLVSTVGDAAILLGTAGVLLWMDARLALVVFSVLPFLVLFVELLKKHIREANREARRKLARMNAFLQEHVTGVSVVKAFAQEGKSDRRFATLNGDYVAENVRLTNYYSLFFPGVEMFASFAVALLLWRGGEGLISGAVTFGTLVAFLEYAQKFYNPIRDMSDKYNILQSALASAERIFLLLDAEVSPEYAEPALGKREVEERPARPGEAAPAIEFRDVWFSYPRIDGGAFGVEGQGPQALRGVSFALEEGMAGAIVGATGSGKTTVLSLLCRLYEIQRGQILLFGRDIRDIPRRELRGMLSLVLQEPFLFSGSILENVSAGGAGVVPALSAVGVDRFASEWDTGYSTLVGERGGRLSMGQRQLVSFARALARDPKVLLLDEATSSVDPVTEHGIREALPGILSGRTALVVAHRLSTVLSADRIFVMHKGKVRESGTHEELLAAGGIYRRLHTLQFQQP; translated from the coding sequence GTGACCCCGCCGGCGGACACGTTCTTCCTGGAGGACCGGGCGGATACGCGCGGGGTCGACTGGCGCCTCCTGCGGCGGCTGATCCGGTACGTCGCCCCCCACCGGAAGATCCTGGCGGCGGCGCTGGCGGCGCTCGCCTGCGGCACCGCCTGCTCGCTCGCGGGCCCCTACCTCATCAAGATCGTCATCGACCGCTTCGTGACGCCCGGGGTCCTTTCCGGGATGGCCTGGTGGATCCTCCTTTACCTCGCCTCCCTCGCCGGGGCCATGGGGTTCCTGTTCCTTCAGATGTACGCCGTCTCCGTCCTCGGCCAGAGGGTGATCCTGGCGATCCGGGGGGAGATGTTCTCCCGCATGCAGCGGCTCCCCGTCGCCTGGTTCGACCGGACGCCCACCGGGCGCCTGATGACCCGGCTGACCTCCGACGTGGAAGCGCTCCAGGAGCTCATCTCCTCCGGGCTGGTCTCGACGGTCGGCGATGCCGCCATCCTCCTCGGGACGGCCGGGGTCCTTCTCTGGATGGACGCCCGCCTCGCCCTGGTCGTCTTCTCCGTCCTCCCGTTCCTCGTGCTCTTCGTCGAGCTCCTGAAGAAGCATATCCGCGAGGCGAACCGGGAGGCGCGCCGCAAGCTGGCGCGGATGAACGCCTTCCTGCAGGAGCACGTGACGGGCGTCTCCGTGGTGAAGGCGTTCGCGCAGGAGGGGAAGTCGGACCGGCGCTTCGCGACGCTGAACGGGGACTACGTCGCGGAGAACGTCCGGCTGACGAACTACTACTCGCTCTTCTTCCCCGGCGTGGAGATGTTCGCTTCCTTCGCCGTCGCGCTGCTCCTGTGGCGGGGGGGCGAGGGGCTGATCTCCGGGGCCGTCACCTTCGGGACGCTGGTGGCGTTCCTTGAATACGCCCAGAAGTTCTACAACCCGATCAGAGACATGAGCGACAAGTACAACATCCTGCAGTCCGCCCTGGCCTCCGCCGAACGGATCTTCCTGCTGCTCGACGCCGAGGTTTCGCCGGAGTACGCGGAGCCGGCGCTTGGGAAACGGGAGGTAGAGGAGCGGCCTGCCCGGCCGGGGGAGGCCGCGCCTGCGATCGAGTTCCGGGACGTCTGGTTCTCCTACCCCCGGATCGACGGGGGAGCGTTCGGGGTCGAGGGGCAGGGGCCCCAGGCCCTCAGGGGAGTCTCTTTCGCGTTGGAGGAGGGGATGGCGGGAGCGATCGTCGGGGCGACGGGATCGGGGAAGACGACGGTGCTTTCCCTGCTGTGCCGGCTCTATGAGATCCAGCGGGGGCAGATCCTGTTGTTCGGCAGGGACATCCGGGACATCCCGCGGAGGGAGCTGCGGGGCATGCTTTCCCTCGTGCTGCAGGAGCCGTTTCTCTTTTCCGGCTCGATCCTCGAAAACGTCTCGGCGGGCGGCGCCGGGGTCGTTCCCGCCCTTTCGGCGGTCGGGGTGGACCGGTTCGCGTCGGAGTGGGACACCGGCTATTCGACCCTGGTCGGGGAGCGGGGTGGACGGCTCTCGATGGGGCAGCGCCAGTTGGTGTCCTTCGCCCGGGCCCTGGCGCGCGACCCGAAGGTGCTGCTGCTGGACGAGGCGACCTCGAGCGTCGACCCGGTGACGGAGCACGGCATCCGGGAGGCGCTCCCCGGGATCCTGTCCGGCCGGACCGCCCTCGTTGTGGCGCACCGGCTGTCGACGGTGCTGTCCGCGGACCGCATTTTCGTGATGCACAAGGGCAAAGTGCGCGAATCCGGGACGCACGAGGAGCTCCTGGCGGCCGGGGGGATCTACCGGAGGCTGCATACCCTCCAGTTCCAGCAGCCCTGA